The following proteins are co-located in the Eleginops maclovinus isolate JMC-PN-2008 ecotype Puerto Natales chromosome 1, JC_Emac_rtc_rv5, whole genome shotgun sequence genome:
- the ccdc30 gene encoding coiled-coil domain-containing protein 30 isoform X1 yields the protein MAMDHEEVQTELDKISMRLQEDGLPPGASVEERQCHLWQQLLDREANLQSATQELQTLRTQQACEMKEVESYVSHIRGLLEERESLTSEYERDNEQLREELHQIRQQQEGQSKELAEMLVQEDLGEMGLSSPSEQVAYLLVERATLLERLEAAERRLESQSLTGSFMEAHHQEHIRQTMGEELRQHREDMQKAVDNMTKQCSSQSPWKKLFGLRRSGQSKHNITPAHSEQISQERNERHRLERDLEEASRRLAMAHQDIRRLTNELDTAKNNILDPSGSELQGTLEEVENLRKEVDKLKHCDMMKLQRAKEQNDKLDVENQALRERVHTLESEKRNLLDQSAIHDTDVDVVTKEDEKDRSISSDPQNSQSGSPTQEKDYIHKRCHEAMEDGLVQMRELKRQLQRIRKEQEELEERNEELEALLGEAQNASKGERHRHEGELEGLHRRIKGLEAELKKQDVQDKMLKNGEEVKASDSFLQLHLRDSSMERLALLEARLTEEKDWRKQLEVDLSAAQSALKKDKEALQIGERELKKLRLEVNSRQTECQQGKTLIKSLTQVKGEKAVLEEKVAQMERAHSRLQSELERYKDGNRTQEDRRESRLHVDQLKEQTDRLTAELSSLQTTHTALREEMASERLQTAELQAKLSSSVHEKLTAEGERERLELQMQRLKEQLKWHQERLSSTKEALSSSQKPEPHTAHIESSLSPVERTKDDDQFSCLTQELNHLQDKLEEEQQLAVQHQLALQAQVNEAQAHIKSQDSVLSQKAEEAKQMKQDLQRAQSLFTSAERELRYEKEKNMDMKRHNTLLDQEKLKLCAELKQLQTKLVQVEQSLHTQAAESERQQQRIRELELQLARNSTNRSANTSLQEDLQNERARLIVADKKVLELQQQLKSAQHQLRVEEARAGESSRLERDSRDLSDTLSALRAQQQEEHITRKLLEQREEELQQQVRSLRLKEASMTRTNAELSHRAQQLDTRLAVLEAELSKAREEARDSQKSVNRLQEELMASQQECDRRHGELQQLLLQLDTHIRKYNEKQSQHKSKLRQAKQVFLKETAQRDRIIQKLENDLMLASSLSHKEKEQIHTVTEENEKLLEEKRDLLRKISEAEEMGSNGMRTASTVQHRVNVLEVENRQLQDRTLKLSNQVSSLERALRNVQSYYSLEVTPFRSNTKKVIPSENLCDGFPHTSALSLTSGSCDTLDILDAICRVKVGGTRMSVSSHQPSEQSYLNLTSPLVPPDIKGPDLSSNNSDQV from the exons ATGGCCATGGATCATGAAGAG GTGCAGACAGAGCTGGACAAGATTTCCATGCGGCTTCAGGAGGATGGCTTGCCTCCAGGGGCCAGTGTTGAGGAGCGGCAGTGCCACCTGTGGCAGCAGCTGCTCGACAGGGAGGCAAATCTTCAGTCAGCCACCCAGGAGCTGCAGACTCTACGTACCCAGCAGGCCTGCGAGATGAAGGAG GTGGAGAGCTATGTTTCACATATTCGTGGGCTGCTGGAAGAGCGCGAGTCTCTCACTTCAGAGTACGAGAGAGACAATGAACAGTTGCGCGAAGAGCTTCATCAAATCAGACAACAACAAG AGGGTCAGAGCAAGGAGCTCGCAGAGATGTTGGTACAGGAGGACCTCGGGGAGATGGGCTTGAGCAGCCCCAGTGAGCAGGTGGCTTACTTGCTGGTGGAGAGGGCCACACTACTGGAAAGGCTGGAGGCTGCTGAGAGGAGACTGGAAAGTCAGAGCCTTACAGGCAGCTTCATGGAAGCCCACCACCAG GAACATATTCGGCAGACGATGGGGGAGGAGCTAAGGCAGCACAGGGAGGATATGCAGAAAGCCGTAGATAACATGACAAAG CAGTGTTCCTCCCAGAGTCCATGGAAGAAGCTGTTTGGGCTGCGCAGGTCTGGTCAGAGCAAACACAATATTACCCCT GCTCACAGTGAGCAGATTTCCCAGGAGCGAAATGAGCGCCATCGGCTGGAGCGGGACCTTGAGGAGGCGTCCAGGAGGCTGGCAATGGCTCATCAGGACATCCGCAGACTCACCAATGAGCTGGATACTGCAAAGAACAACATCCTAGACCCTAGTG GATCTGAGCTACAGGGAACACTCGAAGAAGTAGAGAACCTGAGGAAGGAAGTGGACAAACTGAAACACTGtg ATATGATGAAGTTGCAGCGAGCCAAAGAGCAAAATGACAAACTAGATGTTGAGAACCAAGCTCTGAGGGAGAGAGTCCACACTTTAGAGTCTGAGAAGAGAAATCTCCTGGACCAG TCAGCAATACACGACACAGATGTAGATGTTGTAACCAAAGAGGATGAAAAGGACAGGAGCATCAGCAGCGACCCACAAAACAGTCAGTCCGGCTCGCCAACCCAAGAAAAGGATTACATTCACAAACG GTGTCATGAGGCGATGGAAGACGGGCTTGTTCAGATGAGGGAGCTGAAGCGACAACTCCAGAGGATACGCAAGGAACAGGAAGAACTGGAGGAGAGGAATGAGGAGCTGGAGGCGCTGCTAGGGGAGGCCCAGAATGCCAGCAAGGGAGAGAGGCATCGGCACGAGGGAGAACTGGAGGGACTGCACAGGAGG ATCAAAGGACTGGAGGCAGAGCTGAAGAAGCAGGATGTCCAAGACAAAATGTTAAAGAATGGAGAAGAAGTCAAAGCCAGCGATTCCTTCTTACAGCTG CACCTAAGGGACAGCAGCATGGAGAGATTGGCTCTTCTAGAGGCTCGTCTGACGGAGGAGAAGGACTGGAGGAAACAGCTGGAGGTGGACCTCAGTGCTGCCCAGTCCGCCCTCAAAAAAGACAAggag GCTCTGCAGATAGGTGAGCGAGAGCTGAAGAAGCTGAGACTCGAGGTGAACAGCCGTCAGACTGAATGCCAACAAGGGAAAACACTCATCAAGAGCCTCACACAGGTCAAAGGGGAGAAAGCTGTTCTGGAGGAAAAG GTGGCGCAGATGGAGCGTGCCCACAGCCGCCTCCAGAGCGAGTTGGAGCGCTATAAGGATGGTAACCGGACCCAGGAGGACAGAAGAGAAAGCAGGCTTCATGTTGACCAGCTGAAGGAGCAGACTGACCGACTCACTGCTGAACTGAGCAGCCTGCAGACAACACACACCGCTCTGAG GGAGGAGATGGCATCTGAGCGGCTGCAGACTGCCGAGCTGCAGGCCAAGCTGAGCTCCTCTGTCCATGAAAAGCTGACAGctgagggggaaagagagagactgGAGCTCCAGATGCAGCGCCTCAAAGAACAGCTCAAGTGGCATCAAGAGCGGCTCTCTTCAACAAAGGAAGCACTCAGTAGCAGTCAGAAGCCTGAACCGCACACAGCTCATATAGAATCTAGTCTCAGTCCAGTGGAGAGAACCAAGGACGATGATCAG TTTTCATGTTTGACGCAGGAGCTGAATCATCTGCAGGAcaagctggaggaggagcagcagctggccGTCCAGCACCAACTGGCCCTGCAGGCTCAAGTCAATGAGGCGCAGGCACACATCAAG TCCCAGGACTCGGtgctgagccagaaggcagaGGAGGCCAAGCAGATGAAGCAGGACCTGCAGAGGGCCCAGAGCTTGTTCACCTCAGCGGAGAGGGAGCTGCGCTAcgagaaggagaaaaacatgGACATGAAGAGACACAACACCCTGCTGGACCAAGAAAAACTGAAG CTTTGTGCAGAGCTGAAGCAGCTGCAGACCAAGCTGGTCCAGGTGGAGCAGAGCCTACACACACAGGCGGCCGAGTCTGAACGTCAGCAGCAGAGAATCAGGGAACTGGAGTTACAGCTGGCGCGTAACTCCACAAACCGCAGCGCCAACACCAGCCTGCAGGAGGACCTTCAGAACGAGAGGGCCCGGCTTATAGTTGCTGACAAGAAG GTGTTGGAGCTACAGCAGCAGCTAAAGAGCGCCCAGCACCAGCTGCGTGTGGAGGAAGCCCGGGCCGGCGAGAGCAGCCGCCTGGAGAGGGACAGCAGAGATCTGTCTGACACCCTGTCAGCCCTGAGAgcccagcagcaggaggagcacaTCACCAG GAAGCTGTTAGAGCAGCgtgaggaggagctgcagcagcaggtgcGTTCCCTCAGGCTGAAGGAGGCCTCCATGACGCGGACAAATGCAGAGCTCAGCCACCGTGCGCAGCAGCTGGACACCCGCCTGGCTGTGTTAGAGGCTGAGCTCAGCAAGGCCAGAGAGGAG GCACGAGACAGCCAGAAGTCTGTTAATagactgcaggaggagctgatgGCCAGTCAGCAGGAGTGTGACAGACGGCACGGGGAGCTGCAGCAACTTCTCCTCCAACTGGACACACACATCAG GAAGTACAACGAAAAGCAGAGTCAACACAAGAGCAAGCTGCGCCAGGCCAAGCAGGTCTTTCTCAAGGAAACGGCGCAGAGGGACCGCATCATCCAGAAACTGGAGAACGACCTGATGCTGGCCTCCAGCCTCTCACACAAG gAGAAGGAGCAGATCCACACAGTGACGGAGGAAAATGAGAAGCTCTTGGAGGAGAAGAGGGATTTGTTGAGGAAGATAAGCGAGGCAGAGGAAATGGGCAGCAACGGTATGAGGACCGCCTCTACTGTCCAACACAG GGTCAACGTGTTAGAGGTGGAAAACAGGCAACTTCAGGATCGAACCCTGAAGCTCTCCAACCAAGTCAGTTCCTTAGAGCGAGCCCTGAGGAACGTCCAGTCTTACTACAGCCTGGAGGTAACGCCATTCAGATCT AATACCAAGAAAGTGATCCCATCTGAAAATCTCTGTGATGGCTTCCCACATACATCTGCACTAAG TCTGACGTCCGGTTCGTGTGACACTCTGGACATCCTGGACGCAATCTGCCGTGTGAAGGTGGGCGGCACCCGGATGTCTGTCTCCAGCCACCAACCATCAGAGCAGAGCTACCTGAATCTCACCTCCCCATTGGTTCCTCCAGACATCAAGGGTCCAGACCTGAGCTCTAATAACAGCGACCAGGTATGA
- the ccdc30 gene encoding coiled-coil domain-containing protein 30 isoform X3, whose translation MAMDHEEVQTELDKISMRLQEDGLPPGASVEERQCHLWQQLLDREANLQSATQELQTLRTQQACEMKEVESYVSHIRGLLEERESLTSEYERDNEQLREELHQIRQQQEGQSKELAEMLVQEDLGEMGLSSPSEQVAYLLVERATLLERLEAAERRLESQSLTGSFMEAHHQEHIRQTMGEELRQHREDMQKAVDNMTKQCSSQSPWKKLFGLRRSGQSKHNITPAHSEQISQERNERHRLERDLEEASRRLAMAHQDIRRLTNELDTAKNNILDPSGSELQGTLEEVENLRKEVDKLKHCDMMKLQRAKEQNDKLDVENQALRERVHTLESEKRNLLDQSAIHDTDVDVVTKEDEKDRSISSDPQNSQSGSPTQEKDYIHKRCHEAMEDGLVQMRELKRQLQRIRKEQEELEERNEELEALLGEAQNASKGERHRHEGELEGLHRRIKGLEAELKKQDVQDKMLKNGEEVKASDSFLQLHLRDSSMERLALLEARLTEEKDWRKQLEVDLSAAQSALKKDKEALQIGERELKKLRLEVNSRQTECQQGKTLIKSLTQVKGEKAVLEEKVAQMERAHSRLQSELERYKDGNRTQEDRRESRLHVDQLKEQTDRLTAELSSLQTTHTALREEMASERLQTAELQAKLSSSVHEKLTAEGERERLELQMQRLKEQLKWHQERLSSTKEALSSSQKPEPHTAHIESSLSPVERTKDDDQFSCLTQELNHLQDKLEEEQQLAVQHQLALQAQVNEAQAHIKSQDSVLSQKAEEAKQMKQDLQRAQSLFTSAERELRYEKEKNMDMKRHNTLLDQEKLKLCAELKQLQTKLVQVEQSLHTQAAESERQQQRIRELELQLARNSTNRSANTSLQEDLQNERARLIVADKKVLELQQQLKSAQHQLRVEEARAGESSRLERDSRDLSDTLSALRAQQQEEHITRKLLEQREEELQQQVRSLRLKEASMTRTNAELSHRAQQLDTRLAVLEAELSKAREEARDSQKSVNRLQEELMASQQECDRRHGELQQLLLQLDTHIRKYNEKQSQHKSKLRQAKQVFLKETAQRDRIIQKLENDLMLASSLSHKEKEQIHTVTEENEKLLEEKRDLLRKISEAEEMGSNGMRTASTVQHRVNVLEVENRQLQDRTLKLSNQVSSLERALRNVQSYYSLENTKKVIPSENLCDGFPHTSALSLTSGSCDTLDILDAICRVKVGGTRMSVSSHQPSEQSYLNLTSPLVPPDIKGPDLSSNNSDQV comes from the exons ATGGCCATGGATCATGAAGAG GTGCAGACAGAGCTGGACAAGATTTCCATGCGGCTTCAGGAGGATGGCTTGCCTCCAGGGGCCAGTGTTGAGGAGCGGCAGTGCCACCTGTGGCAGCAGCTGCTCGACAGGGAGGCAAATCTTCAGTCAGCCACCCAGGAGCTGCAGACTCTACGTACCCAGCAGGCCTGCGAGATGAAGGAG GTGGAGAGCTATGTTTCACATATTCGTGGGCTGCTGGAAGAGCGCGAGTCTCTCACTTCAGAGTACGAGAGAGACAATGAACAGTTGCGCGAAGAGCTTCATCAAATCAGACAACAACAAG AGGGTCAGAGCAAGGAGCTCGCAGAGATGTTGGTACAGGAGGACCTCGGGGAGATGGGCTTGAGCAGCCCCAGTGAGCAGGTGGCTTACTTGCTGGTGGAGAGGGCCACACTACTGGAAAGGCTGGAGGCTGCTGAGAGGAGACTGGAAAGTCAGAGCCTTACAGGCAGCTTCATGGAAGCCCACCACCAG GAACATATTCGGCAGACGATGGGGGAGGAGCTAAGGCAGCACAGGGAGGATATGCAGAAAGCCGTAGATAACATGACAAAG CAGTGTTCCTCCCAGAGTCCATGGAAGAAGCTGTTTGGGCTGCGCAGGTCTGGTCAGAGCAAACACAATATTACCCCT GCTCACAGTGAGCAGATTTCCCAGGAGCGAAATGAGCGCCATCGGCTGGAGCGGGACCTTGAGGAGGCGTCCAGGAGGCTGGCAATGGCTCATCAGGACATCCGCAGACTCACCAATGAGCTGGATACTGCAAAGAACAACATCCTAGACCCTAGTG GATCTGAGCTACAGGGAACACTCGAAGAAGTAGAGAACCTGAGGAAGGAAGTGGACAAACTGAAACACTGtg ATATGATGAAGTTGCAGCGAGCCAAAGAGCAAAATGACAAACTAGATGTTGAGAACCAAGCTCTGAGGGAGAGAGTCCACACTTTAGAGTCTGAGAAGAGAAATCTCCTGGACCAG TCAGCAATACACGACACAGATGTAGATGTTGTAACCAAAGAGGATGAAAAGGACAGGAGCATCAGCAGCGACCCACAAAACAGTCAGTCCGGCTCGCCAACCCAAGAAAAGGATTACATTCACAAACG GTGTCATGAGGCGATGGAAGACGGGCTTGTTCAGATGAGGGAGCTGAAGCGACAACTCCAGAGGATACGCAAGGAACAGGAAGAACTGGAGGAGAGGAATGAGGAGCTGGAGGCGCTGCTAGGGGAGGCCCAGAATGCCAGCAAGGGAGAGAGGCATCGGCACGAGGGAGAACTGGAGGGACTGCACAGGAGG ATCAAAGGACTGGAGGCAGAGCTGAAGAAGCAGGATGTCCAAGACAAAATGTTAAAGAATGGAGAAGAAGTCAAAGCCAGCGATTCCTTCTTACAGCTG CACCTAAGGGACAGCAGCATGGAGAGATTGGCTCTTCTAGAGGCTCGTCTGACGGAGGAGAAGGACTGGAGGAAACAGCTGGAGGTGGACCTCAGTGCTGCCCAGTCCGCCCTCAAAAAAGACAAggag GCTCTGCAGATAGGTGAGCGAGAGCTGAAGAAGCTGAGACTCGAGGTGAACAGCCGTCAGACTGAATGCCAACAAGGGAAAACACTCATCAAGAGCCTCACACAGGTCAAAGGGGAGAAAGCTGTTCTGGAGGAAAAG GTGGCGCAGATGGAGCGTGCCCACAGCCGCCTCCAGAGCGAGTTGGAGCGCTATAAGGATGGTAACCGGACCCAGGAGGACAGAAGAGAAAGCAGGCTTCATGTTGACCAGCTGAAGGAGCAGACTGACCGACTCACTGCTGAACTGAGCAGCCTGCAGACAACACACACCGCTCTGAG GGAGGAGATGGCATCTGAGCGGCTGCAGACTGCCGAGCTGCAGGCCAAGCTGAGCTCCTCTGTCCATGAAAAGCTGACAGctgagggggaaagagagagactgGAGCTCCAGATGCAGCGCCTCAAAGAACAGCTCAAGTGGCATCAAGAGCGGCTCTCTTCAACAAAGGAAGCACTCAGTAGCAGTCAGAAGCCTGAACCGCACACAGCTCATATAGAATCTAGTCTCAGTCCAGTGGAGAGAACCAAGGACGATGATCAG TTTTCATGTTTGACGCAGGAGCTGAATCATCTGCAGGAcaagctggaggaggagcagcagctggccGTCCAGCACCAACTGGCCCTGCAGGCTCAAGTCAATGAGGCGCAGGCACACATCAAG TCCCAGGACTCGGtgctgagccagaaggcagaGGAGGCCAAGCAGATGAAGCAGGACCTGCAGAGGGCCCAGAGCTTGTTCACCTCAGCGGAGAGGGAGCTGCGCTAcgagaaggagaaaaacatgGACATGAAGAGACACAACACCCTGCTGGACCAAGAAAAACTGAAG CTTTGTGCAGAGCTGAAGCAGCTGCAGACCAAGCTGGTCCAGGTGGAGCAGAGCCTACACACACAGGCGGCCGAGTCTGAACGTCAGCAGCAGAGAATCAGGGAACTGGAGTTACAGCTGGCGCGTAACTCCACAAACCGCAGCGCCAACACCAGCCTGCAGGAGGACCTTCAGAACGAGAGGGCCCGGCTTATAGTTGCTGACAAGAAG GTGTTGGAGCTACAGCAGCAGCTAAAGAGCGCCCAGCACCAGCTGCGTGTGGAGGAAGCCCGGGCCGGCGAGAGCAGCCGCCTGGAGAGGGACAGCAGAGATCTGTCTGACACCCTGTCAGCCCTGAGAgcccagcagcaggaggagcacaTCACCAG GAAGCTGTTAGAGCAGCgtgaggaggagctgcagcagcaggtgcGTTCCCTCAGGCTGAAGGAGGCCTCCATGACGCGGACAAATGCAGAGCTCAGCCACCGTGCGCAGCAGCTGGACACCCGCCTGGCTGTGTTAGAGGCTGAGCTCAGCAAGGCCAGAGAGGAG GCACGAGACAGCCAGAAGTCTGTTAATagactgcaggaggagctgatgGCCAGTCAGCAGGAGTGTGACAGACGGCACGGGGAGCTGCAGCAACTTCTCCTCCAACTGGACACACACATCAG GAAGTACAACGAAAAGCAGAGTCAACACAAGAGCAAGCTGCGCCAGGCCAAGCAGGTCTTTCTCAAGGAAACGGCGCAGAGGGACCGCATCATCCAGAAACTGGAGAACGACCTGATGCTGGCCTCCAGCCTCTCACACAAG gAGAAGGAGCAGATCCACACAGTGACGGAGGAAAATGAGAAGCTCTTGGAGGAGAAGAGGGATTTGTTGAGGAAGATAAGCGAGGCAGAGGAAATGGGCAGCAACGGTATGAGGACCGCCTCTACTGTCCAACACAG GGTCAACGTGTTAGAGGTGGAAAACAGGCAACTTCAGGATCGAACCCTGAAGCTCTCCAACCAAGTCAGTTCCTTAGAGCGAGCCCTGAGGAACGTCCAGTCTTACTACAGCCTGGAG AATACCAAGAAAGTGATCCCATCTGAAAATCTCTGTGATGGCTTCCCACATACATCTGCACTAAG TCTGACGTCCGGTTCGTGTGACACTCTGGACATCCTGGACGCAATCTGCCGTGTGAAGGTGGGCGGCACCCGGATGTCTGTCTCCAGCCACCAACCATCAGAGCAGAGCTACCTGAATCTCACCTCCCCATTGGTTCCTCCAGACATCAAGGGTCCAGACCTGAGCTCTAATAACAGCGACCAGGTATGA